A part of Desulfobacter sp. genomic DNA contains:
- a CDS encoding 4Fe-4S dicluster domain-containing protein: protein MFKEKDGLEIVNDPANYEKREFDLESEGTGRKETQGEPPDKKGVSRRGFLKFGGAAAAAATLAGSGAAGFAIGRSDDAYTGYGRTYQGGDMFFNRKPFRVKTPAMMTPVGKVERPDRYDFIFDRLKGLIKLIKSGEWNPSMGLKKLPGRLGDYYRAHPEKYRIMMDSLEKRAKSREDWEKGKKDRYALPAAYTEAFAHGGMYNRHGATVPEDPDDVYRETGKPVPPEEWDFRHVKRKSPRPFKSPKHATKLIKRMAHLFGTSIVAVGKFDPRFMFENKMRGMPNNGADWGDRVPGHWKSIIVFGVPMYWDQTYSAIGYCTSYDAYFRSRVTAGLLERFINELGYPARAQFPGSHYEIMMEPYLLTTGLGEYSRSGMVMVPELGCNVRPAAVITNIEFEYDQPISVKMADFCLKCKICAEACPSGAIPMDDTPQTVVRGFKRWLLDDEKCYNQWASGQTVDALGCRVCIGVCPYSRKNTWIHTISRELEPRDPTGLVATGLLAMQKNFFKYPKGQDFQSDWLGGKEAVYHNPPWYLRAEEVFEGIEKTWEYHGME from the coding sequence ATGTTTAAAGAGAAAGACGGACTGGAGATTGTCAACGATCCGGCCAACTACGAAAAACGTGAGTTTGATTTAGAGTCCGAGGGGACAGGCCGGAAAGAGACCCAGGGGGAGCCCCCGGATAAAAAAGGGGTTTCCCGCCGGGGCTTTCTGAAGTTCGGCGGAGCGGCGGCCGCCGCGGCCACCCTGGCGGGCTCCGGTGCCGCAGGCTTTGCCATCGGCAGGTCCGACGATGCCTACACCGGTTACGGCCGGACCTACCAGGGCGGGGATATGTTCTTCAACCGGAAGCCGTTCCGGGTGAAAACCCCTGCCATGATGACGCCCGTGGGCAAGGTGGAGCGGCCGGACCGGTACGACTTTATCTTTGACCGGCTCAAGGGGTTGATTAAGCTCATCAAGTCCGGGGAGTGGAATCCTTCCATGGGCCTGAAGAAACTGCCCGGCCGGCTCGGGGACTATTACCGGGCCCATCCTGAAAAATACAGAATCATGATGGATTCCCTGGAAAAGCGGGCCAAAAGCCGGGAGGACTGGGAAAAGGGCAAAAAAGACCGGTACGCCCTGCCGGCAGCCTATACCGAGGCCTTTGCCCACGGCGGGATGTACAACCGCCACGGGGCCACTGTCCCCGAAGATCCCGACGATGTGTACAGGGAAACCGGCAAGCCCGTTCCCCCTGAAGAATGGGATTTCAGGCACGTGAAAAGAAAATCTCCCCGGCCGTTCAAGTCCCCCAAGCATGCCACAAAGCTCATCAAGCGCATGGCCCATCTTTTCGGCACCTCCATCGTGGCCGTGGGCAAGTTCGACCCCCGGTTCATGTTTGAAAATAAGATGCGGGGCATGCCCAACAATGGGGCTGACTGGGGGGACCGGGTGCCCGGGCATTGGAAGAGCATCATTGTATTCGGCGTGCCCATGTACTGGGACCAGACCTATTCGGCCATCGGCTACTGCACCTCCTATGACGCCTATTTTCGCTCCCGGGTCACGGCCGGCCTTTTGGAGCGGTTCATCAACGAGCTGGGGTATCCTGCCCGGGCCCAGTTCCCCGGCTCCCACTATGAGATCATGATGGAGCCCTATCTGCTGACCACGGGGCTTGGGGAGTACAGCCGGTCGGGCATGGTCATGGTGCCCGAACTGGGGTGCAACGTCCGCCCGGCCGCCGTCATCACCAATATTGAGTTTGAATACGACCAGCCCATTTCAGTGAAGATGGCCGACTTCTGCCTTAAATGCAAGATCTGCGCGGAGGCCTGCCCCTCCGGCGCCATCCCCATGGACGACACCCCCCAGACCGTGGTCCGGGGATTCAAGCGGTGGCTGCTGGACGATGAAAAATGCTACAACCAGTGGGCCTCGGGCCAGACCGTGGACGCTTTGGGCTGCCGGGTCTGCATCGGGGTCTGCCCCTATTCCAGGAAAAACACCTGGATCCATACCATTTCCAGGGAGCTGGAGCCCCGGGACCCCACCGGCCTGGTGGCCACGGGTCTCCTTGCCATGCAGAAGAACTTTTTCAAATACCCCAAGGGCCAGGATTTTCAGTCCGACTGGCTGGGGGGCAAGGAAGCGGTGTACCACAATCCGCCCTGGTATCTGCGGGCCGAGGAGGTGTTTGAGGGGATAGAAAAGACCTGGGAATACCACGGCATGGAATAG